The Mangrovivirga cuniculi genomic sequence GTAGGGTTTGAATCAACATCAACCTTTCCGATCACTGCTTTTCCATCATATTCACCAGCTAACTCCTCAACTACAGGTCCGATCATTTTACAAGGTCCGCACCATTCAGCCCAAAAGTCAACCAAAACTGGTTTATCACCATTTATGATTTCTTCAAAATTCGCGTCAGTTAATTCTATTGCTTTTGCCATGATAATTGATTTATGTATTTCTATATTTTGTCAACTTACATTTGTTTACACAAAATTAGTGCAAAAATCTACAATTAAAACTTTACAAGCCTTTATGTCAGTATTTTGTATTAAGACCGACAATTTGGCGAATTATTGTAGTCATTTAGGCACCTTTTTATGTAACGATTTTCATTCTTACTTGTTCCAGATTTTTTAATTCTTCTATCAGGTCGTTATCCGGTGAGACCTGATATTTTCTTGAATATACCGGAACCTGAACTTTTCCGTGTTCTTTATCCTGGTAATGCAACATTAGTTTCAAAGCACAAGATCCTTTTCTGGTAGTGGCTAATTCTTCAAGACGGTCAATCAGGTCTTCAGTTAACTGATTGAGATCAACCTGCAGTAAAACTTCTTTAGCCTTCTTATCCCTGATATCATTTAACAGGGTTATGTTTTTAACTTTAAATTCTTTTCCTTCCCTCCATTTTTGTTCTTGCGCTCTTCCTTCAATATATAAAAACCATCCATTCATGAAGAACTCCTTAAACCTCAGATAATCGTCACCAAACAAAAAGAAGGTATGCGACCCACCATAATCTTCGACAGTGAGCGTACCGAAAGGTTTGCCGTTTTTGGTTGTTCTATGTGCAAATTCAGTAACAATACCACCTAATCTGCACTCACCTTTCATTTGTAGCCTGTCCAGATCTGTAAGTTCATTAAATGAAGTGTTGCACAAATGCTCAAGTTCAAATTTGAACTGATCTAACGGGTGACCAGATAGATAAAGTCCTACGACTTCTTTTTCGATATTTAATTTCTCGAGTTCCCCGTAAGGCTCCATATCGGGTACTTTCGGCCGCGGTACTTCTACAGAACTGTCTCCACCAAATAGTGAATGCTGGTTTGAGTTTTCTTCCTGGATTCTCTTCTGGGCATATTTAATTGTCTTT encodes the following:
- the trxA gene encoding thioredoxin, giving the protein MAKAIELTDANFEEIINGDKPVLVDFWAEWCGPCKMIGPVVEELAGEYDGKAVIGKVDVDSNPTLSAKYGIRSIPTLLVFKGGEIVDKQIGAVPKNVLADKLESQMA